The following are encoded in a window of Carettochelys insculpta isolate YL-2023 chromosome 30, ASM3395843v1, whole genome shotgun sequence genomic DNA:
- the LOC142003811 gene encoding ly6/PLAUR domain-containing protein 5-like isoform X2, whose protein sequence is MGLPEEMPSCDFRQAPRGALLCFLLAALLLQVAVGLKCYSYTGSFTGTFSLGPVPTVECGPAQNVCGEGLIRLSIGGPRTATVIHKGCYMAETQDLSSSSQGVNLRSYTHSRLCNQSLCNNRYQNSSHIPAFPTEPPSNASTSLLCYTCIGTTLENCSPSHAEQSHCYHDSARCFNGTFTATIVLQPLT, encoded by the exons ATGGGTCTGCCAGAGGAAATGCCCTCCTGTGACTTCAGGCAGGCCCCCAGGGGGGCGCTGCTCTGTTTCCTGCTGGCCGCTCTGCTTCTGCAAG TGGCCGTCGGGCTGAAGTGCTACAGCTACACGGGCTCATTCACGGGCACCTTCTCCCTGGGCCCGGTGCCCACAGTGGAGTGTGGGCCGGCGCAGAACGTCTGTGGCGAGGGGCTGATCCGCCTGAGCATTG ggggccCGAGGACAGCGACGGTGATTCACAAGGGCTGCTACATGGCAGAGACCCAggacctcagcagcagcagccagggcgtCAACCTCCGCAGCTACACCCACAGCCGGTTGTGCAACCAGAGCCTCTGCAACAACCGGTACCAGAACAGCAGCCACATCCCGGCCTTCCCCACAG AGCCCCCCAGCAATGCCTCCACCAGCCTCCTCTGCTACACCTGTATTGGGACCACCCTGGAGAACTGCTCCCCCAGCCACGCCGAGCAGAGCCACTGCTACCACGACTCCGCCCGATGTTTCAACGGGACGTTCACAGCCACCATAG
- the LYPD3 gene encoding ly6/PLAUR domain-containing protein 3, which translates to MGAPCPPRATPLPLLAAALLLTGATALDCHSCVEHSDGGCRPEKIKTISCPASSPVCVETVAAVKWSHGQFLVGEKGCGVGMPGTNDRGVELHGIFAFSQLHQCNSTRCNSQLDIQAMALKPTGNESARVLNGLECYSCGSKETCSPDSAMVVKCYDGYRGCFHGNVTMQVGNISLIRTIKGCVQDEDCTKLAKGSSAVSLVGSCCSGSLCNRDLSNKTFFAPNIPRLEVLPGHRANATATAATDLATAPRAKATTIIPQPDDTDHAEHEDHTEHEDHTEHEDHSRRAGEGERRLYPGAKQQEGGKGGGKGGVAGLSASAWLLLLGAAWLL; encoded by the exons atgggagccccctgccccccacgagCCACCCCCCTGCCACTTCTGGCAGCTGCGCTGCTCCTGACAG GAGCCACGGCCCTGGACTGCCACAGCTGTGTGGAGCACAGCGACGGCGGCTGCAGGCCAGAGAAGATAAAGACGATCTCGTGCCCGGCCAGCTCCCCCGTGTGTGTGGAAACCGTGGCAGCTGTGAAATGGA gccatGGGCAGTTCCTGGTGGGTGAGAAGGGCTGCGGCGTGGGCATGCCAGGCACCAATGACCGGGGCGTGGAGCTGCACGGCATCTTCGccttctcccagctccaccagtgcAACAGCACCCGCTGCAACTCGCAGCTCGACATCCAGGCCATGGCCCTGAAGCCCACAG GAAACGAGAGCGCCCGGGTGCTCAACGGGCTGGAGTGTTACAGCTGCGGCAGCAAAGAGACCTGCTCCCCCGACAGCGCCATGGTGGTGAAGTGCTACGACGGGTACCGGGGCTGCTTCCACGGCAACGTCACCATGCAAGTCG GCAACATCTCGCTGATCCGCACCATCAAGGGCTGCGTGCAGGACGAGGACTGCACCAAGCTGGCCAAGGGCAGCTCAGCGGTCAGCCTggtgggctcctgctgctccgGCAGCCTCTGCAACCGGGACCTGTCCAACAAGACCTTCTTCGCCCCCAACATCCCCCGGCTGGAGGTGCTGCCCGGCCACCGGGCCAACGCCACGGCCACCGCTGCCACGGACCTGGCCACTGCCCCCAGGGCCAAGGCCACCACCATCATCCCACAGCCGGATGACACGGACCACGCAGAGCACGAGGACCACACGGAGCACGAGGACCACACGGAGCACGAGGATCACAgccgcagagctggggagggcGAGCGGCGGCTGTACCCGGGTGCCAAGCAGCAAGAGGGCGGGaaggggggcgggaagggggggGTGGCGGGGCTGAGCGCCTCGGCCTGGCTGCTCTTGCTCGGGGCCGCCTGGCTCCTGTGA